The Canis lupus familiaris isolate Mischka breed German Shepherd chromosome 14, alternate assembly UU_Cfam_GSD_1.0, whole genome shotgun sequence genome window below encodes:
- the OR14I2 gene encoding olfactory receptor family 14 subfamily I member 2 — translation MDNLTEVTEFLLMGFSDICELQILHAGLFLLIYLTAVVWNVLIMIIITFDQYLHRPMYFFLKNLSFLDLCYVSVTVPKSIHSSLTHSNSISYLGCVAQVYFFFAFASAELAFLTVMSYDRYVAICHPLQYEAIMTSEKCHHIAAIAWLSCFIYASVHTGNIFWEPISRYRKIHQFFCDISHVLALVSHEVFFAEFVSLALSSCFVLVCFVLMIISYIQIFSTVLRIPSVESRAKAFSTCSPQLIVIMLFLTTGLFGALGPIAKTSSIQDLVIAVAYTVLPPFLNPIIYSLRNKEIKAAIWRIFEKINSLQIRNN, via the coding sequence ATGGACAATCTCACAGAAGTGACAGAGTTCCTGCTCATGGGGTTTTCTGACATCTGCGAGCTACAGATACTTCATGCTGGACTCTTTCTGCTGATTTATCTGACAGCAGTGGTGTGGAACGTTCTCATCATGATTATCATTACTTTTGATCAGTATCTTCACCGGCCTATGTACTTCTTTCTGAAGAACCTCTCCTTTTTAGATTTGTGCTATGTTTCAGTCACTGTGCCTAAGTCAATCCACAGCTCCCTGACTCACAGTAACTCCATCTCTTACCTTGGCTGTGTGGCtcaagtctattttttctttgcttttgcatCTGCTGAGCTGGCCTTTCTCACTGTCATGTCCTATGATCGCTATGTTGCCATTTGCCACCCCCTCCAATATGAAGCCATTATGACATCAGAAAAATGCCACCACATAGCAGCCATTGCCTGGCTGAGTTGCTTTATTTATGCATCTGTCCACACTGGCAACATATTTTGGGAGCCCATATCAAGATACAGAAAAATCCACCAGTTCTTCTGTGACATCTCCCACGTTTTGGCCCTGGTTTCCCATGAGGTTTTCTTTGCTGAGTTTGTGAGCCTGGCTCTGAGCTCCTGCTTTGTGCTGGTTTGCTTTGTTCTTATGATCATCTCCTATATCCAGATCTTCTCAACAGTGCTCAGAATCCCTTCAGTAGAGAGTAGGGCAAAAGCGTTTTCTACCTGCTCTCCACAGCTGATTGTTATTATGCTCTTCCTTACTACAGGGCTCTTTGGTGCCTTGGGACCAATTGCCAAGACTTCATCCATTCAAGATTTGGTGATTGCTGTGGCTTACACAGTTTTGCCTCCCTTCCTAAATCCCATCATATATAGTCTTCGAAACAAGGAGATTAAAGCAGCTATTTGGAGGATATTTGAGAAGATAAATTCTTTGCAAATTAGAAACAATTAG